One Aegilops tauschii subsp. strangulata cultivar AL8/78 chromosome 7, Aet v6.0, whole genome shotgun sequence genomic window carries:
- the LOC109785119 gene encoding uncharacterized protein, translated as MSSEAPKNMRTVYSREFLISIGESDRCKNLPPGVNLSLLNELQEASSVAYERGNRGQYTTPLGRSDGSGGYTYSSRGGSSGGRWDTRSTGSSDREGDFPDRDSLTQDRNNGTQYKRTWQKVEHDGLLGSGGFPRPSGYAGPLAAKDRGNAPQPNRTAERYQPPRPYKAGPLSRKDVDSMNDETFGSFECSNDDRAEEEKKRRASFELMRKEQHKSLQEKKTGPGDDIMTMLQNSTENLGSATNSGKPDGIVPSVHQDTTKTSSILPAPAARPLVPPGFSNAVVEKKVQSQSSNIVLEPKAHIPAREDKLPTIVQFSSQVEGNQSATDITASNKKKGITDNIGVHQKHTLPSGGVSSSTEFVPKILKGTEDWEADAMDDKYSIEKQGMSKNGGSVGKDNSISILEEFFGNALSKGSGNLPTYVESQQLNTGADMMASSVPESSKFARWFRDEDSKPSEDLPSKSLLSMIVNNDKTGPQNIAPGPTLSDGAIHQNLSSKLTTDKFDASSRLLPFPSPAPAGGIQEQYRHAGIPEPAPVMMTCEDLEQAMLAQVASNSGSTQKSAVQRHQAVLDEPAAKQKVAVDNHASHHLLSLLQKGTDSKGSSPFGFHIGSADEPQSSDVNARANGGIYGTVPSNKTETVPINKTETVPINKTETVPASGKSVTLEALFGAAFMNELHSKDAPVSVRGSASSHEGYYPGEEPFNSNEGGDPFKEPRTGIEYRNTPFSGPSQGTSFDKNGLEINLPEEDSLFTMNDSFGVRKPDMLPSLRSGRVEVQLPEKAVDDLNYKLQSLVPGDVEPAQVLGPDALGPRSHEQRYQVESQNLYHLLQGGRQPALAPRPMLDRVGNRSQQAPFDMPQAIRHDPRRSFPPNMNPMQHTLNAPGVPHVDPAAHHLMLQRMSGSFPAEGLPRGVLPSQPVHQAAGYRPEMNNVNNFHMHPRQPSYGDFGLMPPGPSGPEVRGNHPDAFERLMQMELTARSKQIHPAMAGPVPGGGMYGPELDMNLRYR; from the exons ATGAGCTCCGAGGCCCCCAA GAACATGAGGACGGTCTACTCAAGGGAGTTCCTCATCTCGATCGGCGAGTCGGACCGCTGCAAGAACCTGCCCCCCGGCGTCAACCTGTCGCTCCTCAA CGAGCTGCAGGAGGCGTCGTCGGTGGCGTACGAGAGGGGCAACAGGGGCCAGTACACGACGCCCCTCGGAAGGTCCGACGGGTCCGGGGGTTACACTTACTCGTCGCGTGGCGGGAGCTCCGGCGGGAGGTGGGACACTCGCTCGACGGGGTCGAGCGACCGGGAAGGGGACTTTCCTGACCGCGACTCGCTGACGCAGG ATAGGAATAATGGAACCCAATACAAACGCACTTGGCAAAAAGTAGAACATGATGGCCTACTGGGAAGCGGTGGATTCCCTAGACCATCAGGATATGCAGGGCCGCTGGCGGCCAAGGATCGTGGGAATGCGCCTCAGCCAAACAGAACAGCTGAGCGCTATCAGCCACCACGCCCTTACAAG GCTGGACCTCTTTCACGAAAAGATGTTGACTCAATGAATGATGAAACATTTGGGTCTTTTGAATGCTCAAATGACGATAGAgcagaagaagaaaagaaacgaAGGG CATCATTTGAATTGATGAGGAAAGAGCAACATAAATCTCTACAAGAAAAGAAGACTGGTCCTGGTGATGATATCATGACGATGTTACAGAATTCTACTGAAAACTTAGGTTCCGCAACTAACAGTGGGAAGCCAGATGGAATAGTGCCCTCAGTTCATCAAGATACCACTAAAACATCTTCTATTCTACCAGCTCCTGCGGCGAGGCCACTTGTCCCGCCTGGTTTCTCAAATGCAGTTGTGGAGAAAAAGGTTCAGTCCCAGTCGTCCAACATTGTACTTGAACCAAAG GCTCACATTCCTGCTAGAGAGGATAAGTTACCGACTATTGTGCAATTTAGTAGCCAAGTAGAGGGAAACCAGTCAGCAACAGATATCACTGCAAGCAACAAAAAGAAGGGCATTACTGACAACATTGGTGTACATCAAAAGCACACACTTCCATCTGGAGGCGTTAGCTCTTCAACTGAATTTGTTCCTAAAATTCTGAAAGGAACTGAGGACTGGGAAGCTGATGCAATGGATGATAAGTACTCCATTGAGAAACAAGGCATGTCAAAAAATGGTGGTTCAGTTGGCAAGGACAATTCAATCTCAATCTTGGAGGAGTTCTTTGGCAACGCATTGTCAAAAGGCAGTGGCAATTTACCGACATATGTTGAG AGTCAACAGCTGAATACGGGTGCTGATATGATGGCCTCTTCTGTACCAGAATCATCCAAATTTGCTCGCTGGTTTCGTGATGAAG ATTCAAAACCTTCAGAGGACTTGCCATCAAAGAGCCTGCTCTCCATGATTGTGAACAATGACAAAACAGGCCCACAAAACATAGCTCCTGGTCCAACTTTGTCTGATGGTGCTATTCATCAGAATTTATCATCAAAATTAACTACCGATAAATTCGATGCTTCATCAAGGCTACTACCATTTCCATCTCCTGCACCTGCTGGTGGTATCCAGGAGCAGTACAGGCATGCTGGTATCCCAGAGCCAGCTCCAGTTATGATGACATGTGAGGATCTTGAGCAGGCGATGCTGGCACAGGTTGCTAGCAACAGCGGTTCTACTCAGAAGAGTGCTGTACAGAGGCATCAGGCTGTTTTGGATGAGCCGGCCGCCAAGCAGAAAGTAGCTGTAGACAATCATGCATCACATCATCTTCTTTCATTATTACAGAAGGGAACAGATAGCAAGGGATCATCTCCGTTTGGTTTCCACATAGGATCAGCCGATGAACCACAGAGTTCTGATGTAAATGCCAGGGCCAATGGTGGTATATATGGAACTGTTCCGAGTAACAAAACTGAAACTGTTCCGATTAACAAAACTGAAACTGTTCCGATTAACAAAACTGAAACTGTTCCTGCTTCAGGGAAGAGCGTGACCTTGGAAGCATTATTTGGGGCTGCATTTATGAATGAGCTCCATTCCAAGGATGCGCCAGTTTCTGTTCGGGGATCTGCATCTAGTCATGAAGGATACTACCCTGGTGAAGAGCCCTTTAACAGCAATGAAGGTGGAGATCCTTTTAAAGAACCAAGAACTGGAATAGAGTACAGGAATACACCATTCAGTGGTCCAAGTCAGGGTACTAGCTTTGACAAGAATGGGTTGGAAATTAATCTGCCTGAGGAAGACAGTTTGTTTACAATGAATGACTCTTTTGGTGTTCGAAAGCCTGATATGTTGCCATCACTGAGATCCGGTAGGGTGGAGGTTCAATTACCAGAGAAGGCAGTTGATGATCTTAACTATAAGCTTCAAAGCCTTGTGCCTGGTGATGTAGAACCTGCTCAAGTACTTGGCCCTGATGCTCTGGGGCCTCGTTCCCACGAACAGCGTTATCAGGTTGAGTCTCAGAATCTTTACCATCTTCTACAGGGTGGTAGGCAACCTGCACTGGCTCCTCGTCCGATGCTGGATCGCGTTGGTAATAGGAGTCAGCAAGCCCCATTTGACATGCCACAAGCGATACGGCATGATCCCCGCCGTTCTTTCCCACCTAACATGAATCCTATGCAACACACACTAAATGCTCCAGGGGTCCCTCATGTAGATCCTGCTGCCCATCATCTTATGCTGCAGCGCATGAGTGGAAGTTTTCCAGCAGAAGGCTTGCCAAGAGGTGTTCTGCCATCTCAGCCTGTGCATCAGGCGGCTGGTTATAGACCTGAGATGAACAATGTAAATAATTTCCATATGCACCCTCGCCAGCCCAGCTATGGAGACTTTGGACTGATGCCACCAG GTCCATCGGGTCCAGAGGTGCGAGGCAACCACCCAGACGCCTTCGAGAGGCTGATGCAGATGGAGCTCACAGCCAGATCAAAGCAGATACACCCAGCCATGGCCGGCCCTGTACCAGGCGGCGGCATGTACGGGCCCGAGCTCGACATGAACCTGAGATACAGATGA